The following are encoded in a window of Colletotrichum lupini chromosome 3, complete sequence genomic DNA:
- a CDS encoding ATPase, with protein MSSRRNAQSTPAEISLTHLKNCLVNLPASLVSLLVNVNTPAQNVVVELSYRPSAGASGSGASQQRSVFVGWTGMPSKRKAVPIVGRDGINGGRPGASGRDQEVAQVEIDATLASTLGLTDGQKVTASIHVDPPIAHTINIEPLTLEDWEMIELHATFLELNLLSQVRALPNPAFTSSSGSLVAPHALTLHLSPTSTANVKVVSLDPAPGAEVPFVKISPDAEVIVAPKVRAKTAHSLGENRSVASTSKSKRSGASTVRRRSAREDRKPALCLRGIAHSACREWFDEDLTTQDFSVWVDRDILYTKDFRGVNYVSVNILRPTPQASSTQKPQDAEQSASTSKVATKVVAHLRAWDDPPDSKTIALSPALCATLGFTGSVGGIVKVEPAPQQWPLDAVTKLIVQPFAASKKSSDGLKFGGESKAGKEEAAEQFRHLYARKDAAPLITGPLTDGSAIGLFEGLEAPQGWEGGVIKFDPPAINSDPLRSSIRWVLGLSEKIPVDIRDPVPRPSWMNDDSIAELQPSYDGQLVGIDKLLQDLRSHLSHLSSTLLTGAMGSGKTAVARSLAQELGKDLLFHTTYFPCRKLVNDETRIATIKDTLTQVFMSASWGARLGGKALVVLDDLDKLCPVETELQVGNDNGRSRQISEIIGSMVRQYCNVDTGVVLLAVAEGKDSLNSVIIGGHVVREIVDLKAPNKEARRKVMESIVRRDAISAEDFPRPPQNGSRPPTADGSAGGEDSAWMDAGSQGSRENQNGSSGGFVISPDLDFLDVAGLIDGYMPGDITLLVARARNEAIIRSVNDTDGEGGAVHLSRVDFDNALKGFTPASLRNVSLQHSTTTFSSIGGLQETRKVLLETLQYPTKYAPIFEQCPLRLRSGLLLYGYPGCGKTLLASAVAGECGLNFISVKGPEILNKYIGASEKSVRDLFERASAAKPCVLFFDEFDSIAPKRGHDSTGVTDRVVNQLLTQMDGAEGLSGVYVLAATSRPDLIDPALLRPGRLDKSLLCDMPLLEDRVDILKSLSSKVKLGEELTESDDAWTDLARRTEGFSGADLQALVSNSQLEAIHDVLDDVSHAPTTNGKVNGKSSSQGSVPSFVQFRYGQDAAPAAKPISRQKELVENAAILAKLESIKLARKRVKQSQRPEGDGKPVNDKEVVVKLEHLMKALENTRSSISTQERARLQRIYREFVVGRSGEMKDGQGSMEIGGRSSLM; from the exons ATGTCTTCCCGGCGCAATGCGCAATCGACTCCGGCCGAGATCTCCCTCACCCACCTCAAGAACTGCCTTGTCAATCTCCCCGCATCGCTGGTCTCACTCCTCGTGAACGTCAACACA CCTGCACAAAATGTCGTTGTCGAACTCAGTTACCGGCCCTCCGCGGGCGCCTCCGGGTCCGGCGCATCACAACAAAGATCCGTCTTCGTCGGATGGACGGGCATGCCGAGTAAGCGCAAGGCTGTACCCATAGTCGGGCGCGATGGCATCAATGGAGGTAGACCAGGCGCTTCGGGGCGCGACCAGGAAGTGGCGCAGGTCGAAATCGACGCGACGCTGGCCAGCACCCTAGGCCTTACAGACGGACAAAAGGTGACGGCTTCAATACACGTCGATCCACCCATCGCGCACACGATCAACATCGAGCCGCTCACTCTGGAAGACTGGGAAATGATTGAGTTGCATGCGACCTTCCTCGAACTCAACCTCCTCTCTCAAGTACGAGCTTTGCCAAACCCCGCGTTTACTTCCAGCTCCGGCTCATTGGTCGCCCCTCACGCCTTGACTCTACACCTCTCGCCAACATCGACAGCAAACGTTAAAGTAGTTTCTCTCGATCCCGCTCCCGGCGCCGAAGTTCCTTTCGTCAAAATATCTCCCGACGCTGAAGTCATTGTTGCGCCAAAGGTCCGGGCCAAGACAGCACACTCCCTGGGAGAGAATCGTAGTGTGGCAAGCACCTCCAAGTCCAAGCGCAGCGGCGCAAGTACAGTCCGGCGGCGTAGTGCGCGGGAAGATCGTAAGCCTGCCCTCTGTTTACGCGGTATCGCCCATTCGGCTTGCCGGGAGTGGTTCGACGAGGACCTGACTACCCAAGATTTCAGCGTTTGGGTAGACCGCGACATTCTGTACACCAAGGATTTCCGAGGTGTGAACTATGTTTCGGTCAACATTCTGCGACCTACACCACAAGCAAGTTCCACCCAGAAACCACAAGATGCTGAACAATCAGCAAGCACATCGAAAGTAGCTACAAAGGTTGTCGCACATCTACGCGCTTGGGACGATCCACCCGACAGCAAGACCATTGCCCTCTCTCCAGCATTGTGTGCAACGTTGGGCTTTACAGGATCCGTTGGAGGGATTGTCAAGGTCGAGCCGGCGCCGCAACAATGGCCGCTGGATGCTGTTACAAAGTTGATAGTCCAACCGTTTGCCGCTTCCAAAAAATCTTCAGATGGATTGAAGTTCGGTGGCGAGTCCAAGGCTGGCAAAGAGGAGGCGGCCGAGCAATTTAGGCATCTGTACGCTCGCAAAGATGCTGCCCCTCTCATCACCGGACCTTTGACAGACGGATCAGCAATTGGCCTTTTCGAGGGCCTCGAGGCTCCTCAAGGTTGGGAAGGAGGAGTAATCAAGTTCGATCCGCCAGCTATCAACAGCGATCCGCTTAGATCATCAATAAGATGGGTCTTGGGCCTCAGCGAGAAAATTCCGGTCGACATTCGAGACCCGGTTCCCCGACCGTCGTGGATGAACGACGATAGTATCGCTGAGTTACAGCCGTCCTATGACGGGCAGCTAGTAGGCATTGATAAGCTCCTTCAAGACCTTCGAAGCCACCTTTCACACCTTTCCTCGACTCTCCTGACCGGTGCTATGGGTTCTGGCAAGACTGCAGTTGCCAGGTCTTTAGCGCAGGAGCTTGGCAAAGATCTTTTATTCCATACGACTTACTTCCCATGCCGGAAGCTCGTTAATGACGAGACTCGAATTGCTACCATCAAGGATACCTTGACCCAAGTATTTATGTCAGCCAGCTGGGGTGCTAGGCTTGGGGGCAAGGCACTCGTAGTTTTGGACGACCTCGACAAGCTGTGCCCTGTGGAAACCGAATTGCAAGTTGGCAACGACAACGGACGGAGCCGCCAGATTAGCGAAATCATTGGTTCCATGGTACGCCAGTACTGCAACGTGGATACTGGAGTGGTCCTGTTGGCTGTTGCGGAAGGTAAAGATTCCTTGAACAGTGTCATCATTGGGGGTCATGTCGTCCGCGAGATTGTTGATTTAAAGGCGCCAAACAAGGAAGCGAGACGAAAGGTCATGGAAAGCATTGTCAGAAGAGACGCAATCTCCGCTGAAGACTTTCCAAGGCCACCGCAGAATGGCAGCCGGCCACCCACAGCTGACGGAAGCGCCGGAGGGGAGGACAGCGCATGGATGGATGCCGGCAGCCAAGGCAGCCGCGAGAACCAGAATGGCTCCAGTGGAGGATTCGTCATCAGTCCCGACTTGGATTTCTTGGATGTTGCTGGCCTCATTGATGGCTATATGCCAGGAGACATCACCCTACTTGTGGCAAGAGCACGGAACGAAGCCATTATCCGGTCTGTCAACGATACGGACGGTGAGGGAGGTGCGGTACATCTGAGTCGCGTCGACTTTGACAATGCTCTCAAGGGGTTCACGCCCGCCTCGCTGAGAAATGTCTCTCTACAACACTCAACCACCACTTTCAGCTCCATCGGCGGTTTGCAAGAAACTCGCAAGGTTCTCCTGGAGACTTTGCAGTACCCAACAAAGTACGCCCCAATCTTTGAGCAGTGTCCCCTGCGATTACGGTCAGGCCTGCTGTTGTATGGATACCCAGGCTGTGGCAAGACCTTGCTTGCAAGCGCCGTTGCTGGAGAATGCGGCCTGAACTTCATCAGCGTCAAGGGACCTGAGATCCTCAACAAGTACATTGGAGCGTCTGAAAAGAGTGTCCGCGATCTCTTTGAACGCGCGTCAGCTGCGAAGCCGTGTGTTTTGTTCTTTGATGAGTTTGACTCTATAGCCCCAAAGCGTGGCCATGACTCTACTGGTGTCACAGACAGAGTAGTGAACCAGCTTCTTACGCAGATGGACGGAGCGGAAGGTCTTTCCGGTGTCTACGTGCTGGCAGCAACATCTAGGCCAGACTTGATCGACCCTGCTCTACTTCGCCCTGGACGCCTGGACAAATCTTTGCTCTGCGACATGCCGCTATTGGAAGACAGAGTGGACATTTTGAAGTCACTTAGCAGCAAGGTCAAGCTCGGCGAGGAATTGACAGAGTCCGACGACGCGTGGACTGATCTCGCACGTAGAACCGAAGGCTTTTCCGGTGCTGATCTCCAGGCTCTTGTGTCCAACTCCCAGCTGGAGGCGATCCACGATGTTCTGGATGATGTCAGCCATGCCCCAACAACGAACGGCAAGGTCAATGGCAAGTCGTCTTCCCAAGGCTCTGTCCCCAGCTTCGTACAGTTCCGCTACGGCCAAGACGCTGCACCTGCCGCGAAGCCGATCAGCCGGCAGAAAGAGCTTGTTGAAAATGCCGCAATCCTCGCCAAGTTGGAGAGCATCAAACTTGCCCGTAAGAGGGTCAAGCAATCTCAACGCCCAGAAGGGGATGGCAAGCCGGTCAACGACAAGGAGGTCGTGGTTAAGCTGGAGCACTTAATGAAGGCCCTGGAAAACACCAGATCGAGTATCAGCACGCAAGAGCGGGCCAGACTGCAGAGAATCTACCGGGAATTTGTCGTTGGTCGAAGTGGTGAGATGAAGGATGGCCAGGGAAGCATGGAAATTGGCGGGCGAAGCAGTTTGATGTGA
- a CDS encoding telomere length regulation protein, whose translation MDDFFTPVSTTYLKARPNEPFLEEAATSNKPQPPKSAAAETLSVENALETLKNQPGYDNLIGVLKSLTDGSVAATGFRLATPSPEAAQIIQCLVSEIVPNYWPLLKEDASGGSGIQDVDSPKDVELLLRCLRSVTGLNAIITRMKALIQESKASAKDVKRPDLSLNLNVLLEVSSAVLGGDDYLAALWTSSSAGLESTARRRPMANEFIALIAGGRLISVAAEADAIANPDKINKKQLWIADGQQYSRWLGRSVGAWAKGGNSSDDAKLCAEAFIRSLRLDALMNQFISELLLGPEESQNAFFKLFGQFSQLEQKRVLFAVLKHLSETFLNKLGDVEPLKPNSVISAATGIIEKILSNEESRKAHLISWLTSSTGAGLGDGIGIRRAAIAALAQDRECVTQVFEKSLHQFGDQLYIKHSPIMQQQVLLLSASYVNKLSPLKLKMLMRSSSYLNTVSNRIGASQERARFLGMAVGEALSSLIDGGDKKLDFKMEEMATDEAQFYKDLVRTLDSTGPIDQLITTPEVEQKRQPQPPGPSRRNPAPKPKQPAAPSKFIIQEVSDSESEDEDLIPYAKPSDDAEDSDEDATLVRRDKPRAPVYVRDLITYLRDTDNYDKQKLALTTAPPLIRRKANFGTEVSSHADELATLLVGLQDKFEIENFNDLRLQGMIAIVAAQPQKMGQWFAKTFFDGDYSISQRAAVLIVLGLSARELAGFDTSEYAAAASFPSKRLPEKMEALYLDPSTAQARLASSSNLKAIPANALDTIADSLTSSFLAPIAANAADATTGPDVLKLSTFTSRLPSKSTKKPGIRSIPNTTASLLATSFFFPMTARFQHALRSHSARSGIFIQPYLLSLYLKTLAVLVHAAGPATLALPQMTAELWDLLLGVRAHVNGDVPGTHALLVALAAMLEVNEASDMRRLCEAHPREVVETQDWVSGVFNGTRGDDGGEENNVKMLSAAVLIKLQEATEKYRALLLGDMIGFS comes from the exons ATGGACGACTTCTTTACCCCGGTCAGCACTACCTACCTCAAGGCCAGGCCAAACGAACCATTCTTGGAAGAAGCAGCCACAAGCAATAAGCCTCAACCACCGAAATCTGCTGCTGCCGAAACTCTTTCTGTAGAGAATGCTCTAGAGACTCTGAAGAACCAGCCAGGCTATGACAATCTGATTGGGGTCCTCAAGTCCCTCACTGATGGCAGTGTTGCTGCAACGGGATTCAGGCTTGCGACGCCCAGTCCCGAGGCTGCGCAAATTATTCAGTGCCTCGTCTCGGAGATTGTTCCCAACTACTGGCCTTTGCTCAAAGAAGATGCTTCTGGAGGATCTGGTATACAAGATGTCGATAGCCCCAAAGACGTCGAGTTGCTGCTTAGATGCTTGAGGAGTGTTACAGGTCTCAACGCCATCATCACCCGTATGAAGGCCTTGATCCAAGAGTCCAAGGCGAGCGCCAAGGATGTAAAGCGCCCAGATTTGAGCCTGAACCTGAACGTGCTACTCGAGGTCAGCTCAGCAGTATTGGGTGGGGACGACTACCTTGCTGCACTATGGACGTCGAGCAGCGCTGGGCTAGAGTCTACGGCGAGAAGACGGCCGATGGCGAATGAGTTCATCGCACTGATAGCCGGTGGACGCCTTATTTCAGTTGCAGCCGAGGCAGATGCCATTGCCAACCCGGACAAAATCAACAAGAAGCAACTTTGGATCGCAGACGGGCAACAATACAGCAGGTGGCTGGGTCGAAGTGTCGGGGCGTGGGCGAAGGGTGGCAACTCGTCTGACGATGCGAAGCTATGTGCAGAGGCTTTCATACGATCACTTCGCCTGG ATGCCCTGATGAACCAGTTTATCAGCGAACTTCTGTTAGGCCCTGAGGAAAGCCAAAACGCCTTCTTCAAGCTCTTTGGCCAATTCTCTCAACTGGAGCAGAAGCGGGTTCTCTTTGCTGTTCTCAAGCACTTGTCGGAGACATTTCTCAATAAGCTGGGCGATGTCGAACCTCTGAAGCCGAACTCGGTTATATCCGCTGCGACTGGCATCATCGAGAAGATATTGTCTAACGAAGAAAGCCGAAAGGCACATTTAATCTCTTGGTTGACCAGCTCAACTGGTGCCGGCCTGGGAGATGGCATAGGTATCAGGCGCGCAGCCATAGCAGCGCTTGCACAGGACAGAGAATGCGTCACTCAGGTATTTGAGAAGAGCCTTCACCAGTTCGGCGATCAGCTATACATTAAGCACTCTCCCATCATGCAGCAGCAAG TTCTTCTCCTTAGCGCTAGTTATGTCAACAAGCTCTCACCCCTGAAGCTTAAGATGCTCATGCGATCTTCAAGCTACCTCAACACCGTGTCCAACCGGATCGGCGCCTCACAAGAGAGGGCCAGATTCTTGGGTATGGCAGTGGGCGAGGCCCTCTCGAGTCTGATCGACGGTGGTGACAAGAAACTGGACTTCAAAATGGAGGAAATGGCAACAGACGAGGCACAGTTCTACAAGGATCTCGTCAGAACGCTGGATAGTACAGGGCCTATCGATCAGTTGATCACCACCCCTGAGGTGGAGCAGAAGAGACAGCCACAACCGCCGGGACCCTCCCGCCGAAACCCAGCACCAAAACCCAAGCAACCAGCCGCGCCCTCGAAGTTCATCATACAAGAAGTCTCAGACTCCGAAAGCGAGGACGAGGACCTCATACCGTACGCCAAGCCCTCCGACGATGCAGAAGACTCAGACGAAGATGCCACGCTCGTCCGCCGCGACAAGCCAAGAGCTCCAGTCTACGTCCGCGATCTCATAACCTACCTCCGCGACACTGACAACTACGACAAGCAAAAACTGGCCCTCACCACAGCCCCGCCCCTGATCCGTCGCAAAGCGAACTTTGGCACAGAGGTCTCCTCCCATGCAGACGAGCTCGCCACGCTTCTCGTCGGCCTCCAGGACAAGTTCGAGATTGAAAACTTCAATGACCTCCGTCTTCAGGGTATGATAGCCATCGTCGCAGCACAGCCACAGAAGATGGGCCAATGGTTCGCAAAGACCTTCTTTGACGGCGACTACTCCATCTCGCAGCGTGCCGCGGTTCTCATCGTTCTCGGCCTCAGCGCGCGCGAGCTCGCCGGCTTCGACACCTCGGAATATGCTGCCGCCGCCTCGTTCCCCTCCAAACGCCTCCCGGAGAAGATGGAAGCGCTCTACCTCGACCCGTCCACCGCCCAAGCCCGCCTCGCCTCCTCGTCGAACCTTAAGGCCATTCCCGCCAACGCCCTCGATACCATCGCCGATTCTTTGACGTCTTCCTTCCTCGCCCCCATAGCCGCCAACGCAGCAGACGCAACAACGGGACCAGACGTCCTCAAGCTCTCGACCTTCACCTCCCGCCTGCCTTCAAAGTCCACCAAGAAACCCGGCATCCGTTCCATCCCCAACACAACGGCCTCCCTGCTCGCCACCTCATTCTTCTTCCCTATGACGGCCCGCTTCCAACACGCCCTACGCTCCCACTCGGCACGCTCCGGTATCTTCATCCAGCCGTACCTCCTCTCCCTCTACCTAAAGACACTAGCCGTGCTCGTCCACGCCGCGGGACCCGCGACGCTGGCCCTCCCGCAGATGACGGCCGAGCTTTGGGATCTTCTGCTGGGTGTCCGCGCCCACGTCAACGGCGACGTACCCGGAACCCACGCGCTGCTGGTCGCGCTGGCGGCCATGCTCGAGGTCAATGAGGCGTCTGACATGCGGCGCTTGTGCGAGGCGCATCCGCGGGAGGTCGTCGAGACGCAGGACTGGGTCAGCGGTGTCTTCAACGGCACGCGCGGTGACGATGGCGGGGAGGAGAATAATGTGAAGATGCTCTCTGCCGCGGTGCTCATCAAGCTGCAGGAGGCAACGGAGAAGTATCGGGCCCTGCTGCTGGGCGACATGATAGGGTTCTCATAG
- a CDS encoding NADH-ubiquinone oxidoreductase 49 kDa subunit yields the protein MSGIYRLAGHSAKRLCLRPAAVTSFAARPFSTTSLRRYADAAPEYQGTRLTPVSTDFSRAEDHYSLTPPKDQDTTPEESVEDRKIRHYTVNFGPQHPAAHGVLRLILELNGEEIIRADPHVGLLHRGTEKLCEYKTYLQALPYFDRLDYVSMMTNEQCFALAVEKLLNVEIPDRAKWIRTLFGEITRILNHLMSVLSHAMDVGALTPFLWGFEEREKLMEFYERVSGARLHAAYVRPGGVHQDIPVGLLDDIYQWATQFGDRIDETEEMLTDNRIWIQRLQGVGVVSAAEALNLSFTGVMLRGSGVPWDIRKSQPYDAYGEVEFDVPVGVRGDCYDRYLCRMEEFRQSLRIIHQCLNKMPAGPVRVEDYKISPPPRAAMKENMEALIHHFLLYTKGYTVPPGETYSAIEAPKGEMGVFVVSDGSERPYRVHIRAPGFAHLGGFDHVSKGHMLADAVAVIGTMDLVFGEVDR from the exons ATGTCAGGCATCTACCGACTTGCTGGCCACAGCGCCAAGAGGTTATGTCTGCGCCCGGCAGCAGTCACCTCCTTCGCCGCCCGCCCGTTCTCGACGACCTCCCTGCGCCGATACGCCGATGCCGCCCCCGAATACCAAGGAACGCGCCTCACTCCTGTCTCGACCGACTTCTCTCGCGCCGAGGACCACTACAGCTTGACGCCGCCGAAGGACCAGGACACGACACCTGAGGAGTCTGTCGAGGACCGAAAGATCCGCCACTACACCGTCAACTTCGGTCCCCAGCATCCCGCCGCCCACGGTGTGTTGCGTCTGATTCTCGAGCTCAATGGCGAAGAGATCATCAGAGCCGATCCTCACGTCGGCCTGCTTCACAGAGGTACAGAGAAGCTTTGCGAGTACAAGACGTACCTCCAGGCCCTCCCCTACTTCGACCGTCTCGACTACGTTTCCATGATGACGAACGAGCAATGTTTCGCCCTTGCCGTTGAGAAGCTTCTCAACGTCGAGATTCCCGACCGCGCCAAGTGGATTCGTACCCTGTTCGGCGAGATCACCCGTATTCTGAACCATCTGATGTCCGTTCTGTCACACGCTATGGATGTTGGTGCTTTGACGCCTTTCCTGTGGGGTTTCGAGGAGCGTGAGAAGCTTATG GAATTCTACGAGCGTGTCTCCGGTGCCCGTCTCCACGCCGCCTATGTCCGTCCCGGTGGTGTCCACCAGGACATCCCGGTCGGTCTTCTTGACGATATCTACCAATGGGCTACCCAGTTCGGTGACCGCATTGACGAGACCGAGGAGATGTTGACGGACAACCGTATCTGGATCCAGCGTCTTCAGGGTGTTGGTGTGGTCTCTGCCGCCGAGGCTCTCAACCTGTCATTCACCGGTGTTATGCTGCGTGGTTCCGGTGTCCCCTGGGATATCCGCAAGAGCCAGCCTTACGATGCCTACGGCGAGGTTGAGTTCGACGTGCCCGTCGGTGTCCGCGGTGACTGCTACGACAGATATCTTTGCCGTATGGAGGAGTTCAGACAGTCCCTGCGCATCATCCACCAGTGCCTCAACAAGATGCCTGCTGGTCCCGTCCGCGTCGAGGACTACAAGATCTCGCCCCCTCCCCGTGCTGCCATGAAGGAGAACATGGAGGCCCTTATCCACCACTTCCTTCTCTACACCAAGGGTTACACTGTCCCCCCTGGTGAGACCTACTCCGCCATCGAGGCCCCGAAGGGTGAGATGGGTGTCTTCGTCGTCAGCGACGGCAGCGAGAGACCCTACCGCGTCCACATCAGAGCCCCTGGTTTCGCTCACTTGGGCGGTTTCGACCACGTTTCCAAGGGCCACATGCTTGCTGACGCTGTGGCGGTTATCGGTACTATGGATTTGGTGTTCG GTGAGGTTGATCGGTAA
- a CDS encoding ThiF family protein → MSAPPPPEAHPVNPIRTLLTMATEAPFPVAAHQVDESKRWTYLDNIRKTPGPFSDPDVAGTEEAFEQFDKIKVLVIGAGGLGCEILKNLAMSKFKDIHVIDMDTIDISNLNRQFLFRKSDVGKYKAEVAAQFVMRRVKGVNITAHNCAIQDFGQDFYKQFQFVICGLDSIEARRWINATLVQIAEEGEDPDSLIPMIDGGTEGFKGQARVIVPSITSCIECQLDMHAPRAAVPLCTIASIPRQPEHCIEWAHVIAWDQEKPFPKLDKDDTTHVSWLYQKALTRAQEFNITGVTYALTQGVIKNIIPAIASTNAIIAAACCNEAFKLASSAAPTLGMEENYMMYSGNDSIYTYTFKHEKKDDCPVCGQESRPLEVDPDSTLQDLVDSFVIRPEAQLKKPSFRAANKTLYMQFPPSLEEKTRANLRKTIKELELEDGQNVIVTDPAFPLEFNFYLRFKKAA, encoded by the exons ATGTCGGCCCCTCCACCTCCCGAAGCTCACCCTG TCAATCCGATTCGAACGCTCCTCACGATGGCTACCGAAGCACCTTTCCCGGTAGCGGCACATCAAGTCGATGAGTCAAAGAGATG GACCTATCTCGACAACATTCGCAAGACCCCAGGACCCTTCAGCGACCCTGATGTGGCCGGAACAGAGGAGGCTTTTGAACAGTTTGACAAGATCAAGGTCTT GGTAAT TGGCGCCGGAGGTCTTGGATGTgagattttaaaaaacttGGCCATGTCGAAGTTCAAGGATATTCATGTCATTGACATGG ATACTATCGACATCTCGAACCTAAATCGGCAATTCCTCTTCAGAAAGTCCGACGTCGGCAAGTACAAGGCTGAAGTCGCGGCTCAGTTCGTCATGCGTCGTGTCAAGGGTGTCAACATTACAGCCCATAACTGCGCCATTCAAGATTTTGGTCAAGACTTCTACAAACAATTCCAGTTCGTCATATGTGGATTGGACAGCATCGAGGCCCGCAGGTGGATCAACGCGACCCTCGTACAGATTGCTGAAGAAGGCGAGGACCCGGATTCATTGATTCCCATGATAGATGGGGGCACAGAGGGTTTTAAGGGTCAGGCTCGAGTCATCGTACCTTCGATTACATCTTGTATCGAATGCCAACTGGACATGCACGCACCGAGAGCCGCTGTTCCTCTCTGCACAATCGCCTCGATCCCCCGACAACCAGAGCACTGCATTGAGTGGGCACACGTCATCGCCTGGGACCAGGAGAAGCCGTTTCCAAAGCTGGACAAGGACGACACTACCCATGTGTCCTGGCTGTACCAAAAGGCTCTTACACGTGCCCAAGAGTTCAATATTACAGGCGTCACTTACGCCCTGACCCAGGGAGTCATCAAGAACATCATTCCCGCCATCGCATCCACAAACGCCATCATTGCGGCAGCATGCTGCAATGAAGCCTTTAAGCTCGCCAGCTCGGCCGCCCCAACGCTTGGAATGGAGGAAAACTATATGATGTATTCTGGAAATGACAGCATCTACACCTACACCTTCAAGCACGAGAAGAAAGACGACTGCCCCGTCTGTGGACAGGAATCGCGGCCGCTCGAGGTCGACCCCGACAGCACACTCCAAGACCTGGTGGACTCGTTTGTCATCCGTCCCGAGGCACAATTGAAAAAGCCTTCATTCAGAGCCGCCAATAAGACCTTGTACATGCAGTTTCCGCCCAGCCTGGAGGAGAAAACACGGGCCAACCTTAGAAAGACCATCAAGGAGCTCGAGCTGGAAGATGGGCAAAATGTTATTGTCACGGATCCTGCTTTCCCTCTGGAATTCAACTTCTACCTGCGGTTCAAGAAGGCCGCATAG
- a CDS encoding RNA polymerase Rpb3/RpoA insert domain-containing protein, translating to MAPSSTPSQAELDRRRIVGINKETVTDVTSTDYPGTYAGEDHAWDLDRFASNFRVQFHHNAQHEASFSLIGVDASIANAFRRTLIAEIPTIAIENVYIENNTSVIQDEVLAHRLGLIPFTGNPEGLHKFLKWYRKPEQGGKGSFDYNTVQLRLRIECTRNPDAAPGETDPAKAFHHASVYAKDIEFVPTGRQVEFFSGEDAIRPVNPDILIAKLRPGQCIELDMHMHKGIGSDHAKFSPVATASYRLMPTITITRPILGQDADKFAKCFPQGVIGFEKVTKKEAAVAGSGYEGHEGEKKAVVKDAMRDTVSRECLRHPEFEGKVKLGRVRDHFIFSIESTGQWDSDELFLESVKQFKTRCIRLEQQVINMVR from the exons ATGGCACCCTCCTCAACACCCAGTCAAGCCGAGCTGGACCGGCGGAGG ATAGTCGGTATCAATAAGGAAACTGTCACTGATGTGACTTCGACCGACTACCCGGGCACCTACGCCGGCGAGGACCACGCCTGGGACCTCGACCGTTTCGCCTCCAACTTCCGCGTCCAGTTCCACCACAATGCCCAGCACGAAGCCTCCTTCTCCCTCATCGGCGTCGACGCCTCCATCGCAAACGCCTTCCGCCGCACCCTCATCGCCGAGATCCCTACCATCGCCATTGAGAACGTCTACATTGAGAACAACACCTCGGTGATCCAGGACGAGGTCCTCGCCCACCGCCTCGGTCTCATCCCCTTCACCGGAAACCCCGAGGGCCTGCACAAGTTTCTAAAGTGGTACCGCAAGCCCGAGCAGGGCGGCAAGGGCTCCTTCGACTACAACACCGTCCAGCTGCGCCTGCGCATCGAGTGCACCCGCAACCCGGACGCCGCCCCCGGCGAGACGGACCCGGCAAAGGCCTTCCACCACGCGAGCGTCTACGCAAAGGACATTGAGTTCGTCCCCACCGGCCGCCAGGTCGAGTTCTTCTCCGGCGAGGACGCCATCCGCCCCGTCAACCCCGACATCCTCATCGCCAAGCTGCGGCCCGGCCAGTGCATCGAGCTCGACATGCACATGCACAAGGGCATCGGCTCCGACCATGCCAAATTCTCCCCCGTCGCTACCGCTTCGTACCGTCTCATGCccaccatcaccatcacGCGGCCAATCCTCGGCCAGGACGCGGACAAGTTTGCTAAGTGCTTCCCCCAAGGCGTCATTGGCTTCGAAAAGGTCACAAAGAAGGAGGCCGCCGTTGCCGGCAGCGGATACGAGGGTCACGAGGGCGAGAAGAAGGCTGTGGTCAAGGACGCCATGAGAGATACAGTCAGTCGTGAGTGCTTGCGCCACCCCGAATTCGAGGGCAAGGTCAAGCTGGGCCGGGTGCGTGATCACTTTATCTTCTCCATTGAGAGCACAGGACAGTGGGACAGCGACGAATTGTTTTTGGAGTCGGTTAAGCAGTTCAAGACGAGGTGTATCCGTCTTGAGCAGCAGGTCATCAACATGGTTAGATGA